From Candidatus Paceibacterota bacterium:
TACGATTCGTCGTCCAGCCGCAGCCTTTAGTTCTGCCATGTCGACGTATGACTGGGCACCAAAGATGATCGCCTCTGCTACATCATCAACTACGGCAGAACTGCCGAGATACGTCATTTTCCCAGCCGCGTTAATGATCCGTGGCAGACCAAGTTTCTGCCACGGATCAGTTGAAGGATTACTCACCCCTTTTTCCATCCTTTCAGATGCATCTCGACCGAGGTTGTCACAAGTTCGACAAATGCTGCGCTAGTGGCTGCTGACGTGCCATCATTTTTTGGATCGACGTACGCAGATAAACCATCGATGGCACCCGCATCAGAGACCTTTTCTGTAATCCGCAATAGGTCAACCGTGCGTAGAAGATCGGCGTTATCCGTGATGGCTGCAATAGCGGCACTCAATCCGACCGCTGCCCAATTTGAAATAGAGCCAACAACAAGATGATCAACGAGTGTGACTGGCGCTATAACCAAACCCTGCGGAAGATATTGCTCAACCGCGTGGCGAACTACACCCATTCCCAATTCATTGCCACCATCACCGATACCGATAGTCAAGATTCCTGCCTCGCGAGCCGCGCTGACTATTTCATCTGCCTTCACGACAAGTTCGGTCGGGACCAACCTGGCAGTGACGTTGTGATACTCCCCATTGACATTTGCGCCGGGTATCTCAATAGCAATAACGGCCGCGGGCGAATAGTGCTCTAGCAAAGCCCGGGCATCATCTTGCGAACGACTCAACTCTGTTGTAAATGCAAGCACAGCGGCAACTGAAGCTTTGTGTGGGCCTTGTTTCGAACGCAACGCCGTTTCGATGTCGGCAACAATGAGACCAGCCGCCCTCAACGCAGTCTCTGCAAAACTAATGAGAGACTCCTCGACAACAAGCACGGGGATGGCACCGAAACACTGTTCGATAGCCCGTGCCAGATATGCAGCACCCACGGGTCCATCGGTTTCGGTGAGCCCTTTCATCAGCCATGATCTCGACGGCCAACCTGTGCAGATAAAAACAACTTTACCCGGCAGGACTCGCTCTTGGAGGGCGAGCGCTGTACCCGTAGTCAGTGGCGAACCTGAAAGTTGCACAGCGGCGTCATAGAGTTGATGACAAATACCACGCGCGACGAGATCGATGGCAACAAGATTGTCTAGAACCCTACCTAACTCACTCCATTGATCCAATGCTTGCGCATGGGAATCCATTACTTTCGAGCCTTGCAAATCAGAACTAAGCATTATTTGCCACTTCTCTTAACTTCTCTTATCTAAGAAATCTCGGAGGCCATCTCCAAGAAGATTGAATCCCAAAATGAGCAGGGCGATCGCTATCCCCGGGAAAAGCATCACGTGAGGTGCGGCCAGAAAATCTATTCGCCCCTCGCTTAACATTGTGCCCCACTCAGGTGCCGGCGGTTGTGCGCCGATTCCCAGGAAGCCCAATGCGGCAATAATGAGAAGAGCCTCACTAGCGAAGAGACTCAAAATCACCATGATCGGACCAAGGATGTTCGGAAGCACATGGCGAATAAGGATTGAGCTCGCTTTACTACCGCTTGCTCGTGCCGCCATAACATAATCAGCTGACCTAACCTGCACAGTAAATCCACGAATGTAGCGAACCATCTGAGGTGCCTGAGTCGCGACGATCGCCAGGATCAAAGTGAAAAAACCAGAGCCAAGAACGGCTACGAGAACAATCGCCAAAACCATTGCCGGAAATGTGAGCACCGAATCAGATATCCAAGAGACAACCCGATCAATCCAACCGCCACGGTAACCTGCTAGCAATCCTGCCGGTAGTGCGAGAAGAATTCCGGTTGTAACCGCAGGTAGGACCACGATCAATTCAAAACTCGTTCCATGAATTACTCGCGACAGTATGTCGCGACCAAGCGCATCAGTTCCAAAGAGATGAGTTAACGAGGGTGTTTGTAAAGTGGCGAGCAAATTTTGTGTCGTTGGGTCATAGGGCGAAATTAGCGAAGCAAAAATTGATACCAACATAAAAAATAGAACAATTCCAATTCCAATTCCAAGGCTTGCTCTTAGGTGAATGTTTCTCATCAATCTTCCTGGCAAATTATTCATGCTTTTGCTCTTTGAATTTGGATTCGTGGATCGATTCGCGACGAAACAATATCAACGCATAAATTGATAATGAGAAAACCAGCGACGAAAAAGATCGTGATTCCCTGCATCAGGGTGTAATCACGTTGGCTTACCGCAGCGAGAAGAAGTTGTCCCATTCCGGGATATGAGAAAAGGTTTTCAACAACGACAGCGCCACCAAATAGGTAGCCGGCCTGCAAACCAATAAGAACTAGAACGGATGGGAAAGCAGGCTTGAGTGCATGTACCAGAATCAACCTAACGGGTGAGACGCCACGAGAGTTTGCAGTTCGAATGAAGTCCTCACCCAGTATTTCAAGCATGGCAGCACGAGTGAGTCGTGCAATAAGTGCGACCAGCCTTGCCGAAACTGCGATCGCCGGCAGGATCAATCCGGCCATTCCGGCAGATCCATAAGCTGGAAGCCATTGCAACTTAACAGCAAATAACTGGATAAGAAGCATGCCGAACCAGAAGTTCGGAACAGCTAGTAGTAAGACCCAGAGAAGGAGTGTGCCTCTCCAAAAGAAGGATCTGGGTCTTACTGCCGCCATTACTCCGCCGACAAGGCCGATGCTCGTTGCAATGAGAAGGCTTAAAATGAGCAGGGCCGCTGTTTCATCGACCCTGCTCAT
This genomic window contains:
- a CDS encoding ABC transporter permease, which encodes MNNLPGRLMRNIHLRASLGIGIGIVLFFMLVSIFASLISPYDPTTQNLLATLQTPSLTHLFGTDALGRDILSRVIHGTSFELIVVLPAVTTGILLALPAGLLAGYRGGWIDRVVSWISDSVLTFPAMVLAIVLVAVLGSGFFTLILAIVATQAPQMVRYIRGFTVQVRSADYVMAARASGSKASSILIRHVLPNILGPIMVILSLFASEALLIIAALGFLGIGAQPPAPEWGTMLSEGRIDFLAAPHVMLFPGIAIALLILGFNLLGDGLRDFLDKRS
- a CDS encoding ABC transporter permease, which encodes MLRFIAGRLANIAVQVSVIATAVFALFRMAPGDPAALILGANATQSQVDVLREQMGLNQPIFVQFIEYLQNLVQGDLGISSSYSQPVMTVIMSRVDETAALLILSLLIATSIGLVGGVMAAVRPRSFFWRGTLLLWVLLLAVPNFWFGMLLIQLFAVKLQWLPAYGSAGMAGLILPAIAVSARLVALIARLTRAAMLEILGEDFIRTANSRGVSPVRLILVHALKPAFPSVLVLIGLQAGYLFGGAVVVENLFSYPGMGQLLLAAVSQRDYTLMQGITIFFVAGFLIINLCVDIVSSRIDPRIQIQRAKA
- a CDS encoding glutamate cyclase domain-containing protein translates to MLSSDLQGSKVMDSHAQALDQWSELGRVLDNLVAIDLVARGICHQLYDAAVQLSGSPLTTGTALALQERVLPGKVVFICTGWPSRSWLMKGLTETDGPVGAAYLARAIEQCFGAIPVLVVEESLISFAETALRAAGLIVADIETALRSKQGPHKASVAAVLAFTTELSRSQDDARALLEHYSPAAVIAIEIPGANVNGEYHNVTARLVPTELVVKADEIVSAAREAGILTIGIGDGGNELGMGVVRHAVEQYLPQGLVIAPVTLVDHLVVGSISNWAAVGLSAAIAAITDNADLLRTVDLLRITEKVSDAGAIDGLSAYVDPKNDGTSAATSAAFVELVTTSVEMHLKGWKKG